One part of the Syngnathus acus chromosome 17, fSynAcu1.2, whole genome shotgun sequence genome encodes these proteins:
- the LOC119137475 gene encoding gamma-interferon-inducible lysosomal thiol reductase-like, translated as MKVLKQCHHANLTKARQAGEPVQLDVYYESLCPDCILYLTRVLYPTWVLLQDILSVHLVPFGNAQESSSGSKYVFKCQHGEQECLGNMIQTCLLNMSDNAFLIIFCMEASTDVIASAKSCVNLYSPQLSWDRLMSCVDGDVGNQLMHQNALRTNALDPPHTFVPWVTINGVHTDDLQKKATTSLFPFICSMYKGIKPVVCGETEASTGGSLQ; from the exons ATGAAG GTTTTGAAACAGTGTCACCACGCCAACTTGACCAAGGCACGCCAGGCAGGGGAACCTGTCCAGTTGGATGTCTACTATGAAAGTCTGTGTCCCGACTGCATACTGTATCTCACGCGGGTGCTGTACCCCACATGGGTGTTGCTACAGGACATCCTTTCTGTCCACCTGGTTCCCTTTGGCAATGCACAG GAATCATCCAGTGGTAGCAAGTATGTATTTAAGTGCCAACATGGAGAACAGGAGTGCCTTGGCAATATGATTCAG acgTGTTTGTTGAACATGAGCGACAATGCCTTCCTCATTATCTTCTGCATGGAGGCCTCCACTGATGTTATTGCATCTGCTAAGAGT TGTGTTAATCTTTACAGTCCTCAACTGAGCTGGGATCGCCTCATGAGCTGTGTGGATGGAGACGTCGGAAACCAGCTGATGCATCAGAACGCCTTGAGGACCAATGCTTTGGATCCTCCGCATACGTTTGTACCCTGGGTGACCATTAATGGG GTGCACACAGATGACCTGCAGAAGAAAGCCACAACTTCTCTCTTCCCGTTTATCTGCAGCATGTACAAG GGCATCAAGCCCGTGGTCTGTGGAGAGACAGAAGCATCTACCGGCGGCTCTTTACAATAA